One segment of Cyanobacteria bacterium GSL.Bin1 DNA contains the following:
- a CDS encoding ATP-binding cassette domain-containing protein, with protein MQQRINFQLLKRFWSIARLYWFGDEKWKARGLLLVITLMLITYTVLSVILNQQRGNLITALSQMSEDQFWSGLLVYFGVILAYIPLFAGAKYLIDLLGLFWRRWLTGRFLDHYFRDRAYYKLTSYGDIDNPDQRISQDVRSFTQESLTFLLITLSSLFQVIGFSGELWTISYPLVIFLFIYAIVGTLITVGVFGKALVRLNFEQLKREANFRFGLVRIRENAESIAFYQGEEQEESQVKFRFDDVFDNFKRLILWQDLGLKSFTNTFQLITYAIPFLILAPRVFSGELAVGKVTEAQGAFLQIFFALDFVITRFQSLTEFGAGINRIFGFADYINLADSEKEEKDESPNPTIEMVNDQQIAVKELTLQTPNYQRTLVRNLTVDIPQGGGLLIMGASGCGKSSLLRAIAGLWQSGSGKIIRPPLSEILFLPQRPYMILGSLREELIYPKKETELTNEQLAEVLDKVNLPHLIERFGSLNIEMNWGEVLSLGEQQRVAFARILINQPRYVVLDEATSALDVENEEALYEQLQVIELTYVSVGHRPTLRQYHQLILELSEDQSWQLKPITAPIES; from the coding sequence ATGCAACAACGAATTAATTTTCAATTACTAAAGCGATTTTGGTCGATCGCGCGCCTTTATTGGTTTGGTGATGAAAAATGGAAAGCGAGAGGGCTATTACTTGTCATTACCCTCATGCTGATTACTTATACAGTTCTCAGTGTCATTCTCAATCAGCAACGAGGAAATTTAATTACTGCCCTCTCCCAAATGAGTGAAGATCAATTTTGGAGTGGATTACTGGTCTATTTTGGTGTCATTCTCGCCTATATTCCTTTATTTGCAGGGGCAAAGTACTTAATCGATCTCTTAGGATTATTTTGGCGCAGATGGTTAACGGGACGTTTTCTCGATCATTATTTTCGCGATCGCGCTTACTATAAATTAACCTCTTATGGCGATATCGATAATCCTGATCAACGGATTTCTCAAGATGTTCGTTCCTTTACTCAAGAGTCACTAACTTTTTTGTTAATTACTCTTTCTTCTTTATTTCAAGTGATTGGATTTAGCGGCGAATTATGGACCATTTCTTATCCTTTAGTAATTTTTCTATTTATTTATGCAATCGTTGGAACTTTAATTACAGTGGGCGTTTTTGGCAAAGCATTAGTTCGCCTCAACTTTGAACAACTGAAACGAGAAGCTAATTTTCGTTTTGGTTTAGTTCGCATTCGGGAAAACGCTGAATCCATTGCCTTTTACCAAGGAGAAGAACAAGAAGAAAGCCAAGTTAAATTTCGCTTTGATGATGTTTTTGATAATTTTAAGCGCTTAATTTTATGGCAAGATTTAGGTTTAAAGTCTTTTACTAATACGTTCCAACTGATTACATATGCTATCCCTTTTTTAATTTTGGCACCGCGAGTTTTTTCTGGAGAACTGGCAGTAGGGAAAGTAACCGAAGCGCAAGGGGCTTTTTTACAAATCTTTTTTGCTCTTGATTTTGTCATTACACGCTTTCAATCTTTGACCGAATTTGGTGCAGGAATTAACAGAATTTTTGGTTTTGCTGACTATATTAATCTTGCTGATTCTGAAAAAGAAGAGAAAGACGAAAGTCCTAATCCAACAATTGAAATGGTCAATGACCAGCAGATTGCAGTGAAAGAATTGACCTTACAAACCCCCAATTATCAACGCACTTTAGTGCGAAATTTAACGGTTGATATTCCCCAAGGCGGGGGGCTACTAATTATGGGCGCAAGCGGCTGTGGTAAGAGTTCTTTACTCCGGGCAATTGCTGGTTTATGGCAATCGGGAAGTGGTAAAATTATCCGTCCTCCATTGTCAGAAATTCTGTTTTTACCCCAACGTCCTTATATGATTTTGGGAAGTTTGAGAGAAGAATTAATCTATCCGAAAAAAGAAACAGAGTTAACCAACGAACAGCTAGCAGAAGTGTTAGATAAAGTTAATCTTCCCCATCTCATTGAACGCTTTGGCAGCTTAAATATTGAAATGAATTGGGGAGAAGTTTTGTCACTAGGAGAACAGCAACGAGTTGCGTTTGCCAGAATTTTAATTAACCAACCGCGCTATGTCGTCCTTGATGAAGCAACGAGTGCTTTAGATGTTGAAAATGAAGAAGCACTCTACGAGCAATTGCAAGTTATTGAGTTGACTTATGTTAGTGTTGGACACCGCCCCACCTTACGACAATATCATCAACTTATTTTAGAATTATCAGAAGATCAA